In the Pseudomonas sp. DTU_2021_1001937_2_SI_NGA_ILE_001 genome, one interval contains:
- a CDS encoding pyridoxal phosphate-dependent aminotransferase: protein MTTASPTRTATPSPILLMARHAAALRAQGQDVIDLTLGEPDFDAPAHVLLATHAALGQRQSYSPANGLPRLREAIRWRVRHDRGLHYREDQVAVGCGAKQVIFNAFMATLQPGDEVLLPAPYWASYPDMIRLCGAQPVVLPTTAAEGFRLTAEHLAAALELSPNARWLVLNAPGNPSGSTYSVAQLRELAEVLRGYPQLMILSDDIYAEIRFTDQPYATLAAVAEDLNERTLLVDGVSKAYAMTGWRVGWGCGPAPLVAAINAIQSQNCTQTSTLSQLATIAALEGERDFLSERNAIYRQRRDAALAVLRTSQTLDVLSPEGAFYLLPRIKGTHDDQDVAMDLLKVGVATVPGSAFGAPGHLRLSFATDQATLVKGCQRLVSALGDRP from the coding sequence ATGACCACCGCCAGCCCCACCCGCACCGCAACCCCTTCACCCATCCTGCTCATGGCACGCCACGCCGCCGCCCTGCGCGCGCAGGGCCAGGATGTGATCGACCTGACCCTGGGCGAGCCAGACTTCGACGCACCGGCCCATGTGCTGCTGGCCACCCACGCCGCTCTTGGCCAACGCCAGAGCTACTCCCCGGCCAACGGCCTGCCGCGCCTGCGTGAAGCGATTCGCTGGCGGGTACGCCATGATCGCGGCCTGCATTACCGGGAAGATCAGGTCGCGGTCGGCTGCGGGGCCAAGCAGGTCATCTTCAATGCCTTCATGGCGACCTTGCAGCCTGGCGACGAAGTCTTGCTGCCCGCGCCCTACTGGGCCAGTTATCCAGACATGATCCGCCTCTGCGGGGCGCAACCCGTGGTGCTGCCGACCACCGCCGCCGAGGGCTTTCGCCTGACCGCCGAACACCTGGCGGCGGCGCTGGAGCTGTCACCCAACGCTCGCTGGCTGGTGCTCAACGCCCCCGGCAACCCTTCCGGTTCGACCTACAGCGTCGCGCAACTGCGTGAGTTGGCCGAGGTGTTGCGCGGTTATCCGCAGCTGATGATCCTCAGCGACGACATCTACGCCGAGATCCGCTTCACCGACCAGCCCTATGCGACGCTGGCCGCCGTGGCCGAGGACCTGAACGAGCGGACCCTGCTGGTCGATGGCGTCTCCAAGGCCTATGCCATGACCGGCTGGCGCGTCGGCTGGGGCTGCGGACCGGCGCCACTGGTGGCGGCGATCAACGCCATTCAGTCGCAGAACTGCACGCAGACCAGCACCCTCAGCCAATTGGCGACCATCGCCGCGCTGGAGGGCGAACGGGATTTCCTCAGTGAACGCAACGCCATCTACCGGCAGCGCCGCGATGCCGCCCTGGCGGTGCTGCGTACCAGCCAGACGCTGGACGTACTGAGCCCCGAGGGGGCGTTTTATCTGCTGCCCAGAATCAAAGGCACGCACGACGACCAGGACGTGGCCATGGACCTGCTCAAGGTCGGTGTGGCCACCGTGCCCGGCAGCGCCTTCGGAGCACCGGGGCATCTGCGCCTGTCGTTCGCCACCGACCAGGCCACCCTGGTAAAGGGCTGCCAGCGTCTTGTCAGCGCCCTGGGAGACCGCCCATGA
- a CDS encoding AEC family transporter — protein sequence MSAALVLALLPIAVLIALGAWLRHRHFLNEGFWPQAERLGYYLLLPSLFLHSLATAQLDDVPVREMVAVLLLSTVPVAMLFVALRGLLKVDDAAFTSLFQGGIRFNNYVGVSAAAGLFGTHGIALAAVANATIVPTVNILCVLVFARYGSAGRLSLKATLRQLALNPLVLACLIGILLQLLGVGLPAGIGPALKALGQASLPLGLLCVGAALNFAAAGSWLKPVGVSSLAKFVVMPAATLLACHLLGLRGEAAVTAILFQTLPTASSSYIMARQLGGDAPLMAGIIASQTVIAGLALPLVVISLATWL from the coding sequence ATGAGCGCCGCGCTGGTCCTCGCCCTGTTGCCCATCGCCGTGCTGATCGCCCTCGGCGCCTGGCTGCGCCATCGACACTTTCTCAACGAAGGGTTCTGGCCGCAGGCCGAGCGCCTGGGCTATTACCTGCTGCTGCCTTCGCTGTTCCTGCACAGCCTGGCCACCGCGCAACTCGACGATGTGCCGGTGCGCGAGATGGTCGCGGTGCTGCTGTTGTCGACGGTGCCGGTGGCCATGCTGTTCGTGGCCCTGCGCGGCCTGCTCAAGGTCGATGACGCGGCCTTCACTTCGCTGTTCCAGGGCGGCATTCGCTTCAACAACTATGTCGGCGTCTCGGCCGCCGCCGGATTGTTCGGCACCCACGGTATCGCCCTGGCAGCGGTGGCCAACGCCACCATCGTGCCGACGGTGAACATCCTCTGCGTGCTGGTGTTCGCCCGTTACGGCAGCGCCGGACGCCTGTCGCTGAAGGCCACGCTGCGCCAGCTGGCGCTCAACCCGCTGGTGCTGGCCTGCCTGATCGGCATTCTCCTGCAACTGCTGGGCGTGGGTCTGCCAGCCGGCATCGGCCCGGCCCTCAAGGCCCTGGGCCAGGCCTCGTTGCCGCTGGGCCTGCTGTGCGTGGGCGCGGCGCTGAACTTCGCCGCCGCCGGCAGCTGGCTCAAGCCGGTGGGCGTGTCGTCGCTGGCCAAGTTCGTGGTCATGCCCGCCGCCACTCTGCTGGCCTGCCATCTGCTGGGCCTGCGCGGCGAAGCGGCGGTCACTGCCATCCTGTTCCAGACCCTGCCCACCGCGTCATCGTCCTACATCATGGCCCGGCAACTGGGCGGTGACGCCCCGCTGATGGCCGGGATCATCGCCAGCCAGACCGTGATCGCCGGGCTGGCCCTGCCTCTGGTGGTGATCAGCCTGGCCACCTGGCTGTGA
- a CDS encoding PLP-dependent aminotransferase family protein, which yields MPRARYKTLVDRLAADIRASRLLPGSRLPTHRALAAEHGLALVTASRVYAELQRMGLVSCETGRGTFVRDISMPPGLGIDQKTVAQGMADLNFNYPALPAQAELLRGALRQLAASGDLEALLRYQPHAGRPHERACVARHLAARGLQVDAAQVLIVNGAQQGLAVALMASLKPGDVIAADALTYSGFKVLAEALHLEIVAIPVLEHGPDLAALQRLCASRRVKALYSMPTLHNPLGWVLDTAQREQLVAIARRHDLLIIEDAAYAFLVEDAPVPLFSLAPERTLHICGLSKSVATGLRVGFISAPLERVASLERVIRATTWNTPGVLTAIACQWLEDGTVMQLEEHKRDDARRRQQVAAEALAGLPCQSHPLSYFLWLPLQEDARADRVAAALKDEQVAVSTAEPFAVSAHVPHALRLALGSVDLAILRQALLKVRWVVQAQT from the coding sequence ATGCCCCGCGCCCGCTACAAGACCCTGGTCGACCGCCTGGCCGCCGACATTCGCGCCAGTCGCCTGCTGCCCGGCAGCCGCCTGCCGACTCATCGGGCCCTGGCCGCCGAGCATGGCCTGGCGCTGGTGACCGCCAGCCGTGTGTATGCCGAGCTGCAGCGCATGGGCCTGGTCAGTTGTGAAACCGGGCGTGGCACCTTCGTGCGGGATATCTCCATGCCGCCGGGCCTGGGCATCGACCAGAAGACCGTGGCCCAAGGCATGGCCGACCTGAATTTCAACTACCCGGCGTTGCCGGCACAGGCCGAGCTGCTGCGCGGTGCCTTGCGCCAGCTGGCGGCCTCGGGCGACCTTGAGGCTTTGCTGCGTTACCAACCGCATGCCGGGCGGCCGCACGAACGCGCTTGCGTGGCCCGCCACCTGGCCGCACGCGGGTTGCAGGTGGATGCCGCGCAGGTGCTGATCGTCAACGGTGCGCAGCAGGGCCTGGCGGTCGCGTTGATGGCGTCGCTGAAGCCTGGCGATGTGATCGCCGCCGATGCGCTGACGTACTCCGGTTTCAAGGTGCTGGCTGAAGCACTGCACCTGGAGATCGTCGCCATTCCGGTGCTCGAACACGGGCCGGACCTGGCCGCGCTGCAGCGGCTGTGTGCCAGCCGGCGAGTCAAGGCGCTGTACAGCATGCCGACGCTGCACAATCCGCTGGGTTGGGTGCTGGATACCGCGCAACGTGAGCAACTGGTGGCCATCGCTCGCCGGCACGACCTGTTGATCATCGAAGACGCGGCCTATGCCTTTCTCGTCGAGGATGCCCCGGTGCCGCTGTTCAGCCTGGCACCGGAGCGCACCTTGCACATCTGCGGCCTGTCCAAGAGCGTGGCCACCGGCCTGCGGGTCGGCTTCATCAGCGCGCCGCTGGAGCGCGTTGCCAGCCTGGAGCGGGTGATTCGCGCCACCACCTGGAACACCCCTGGCGTGCTCACCGCCATTGCCTGCCAATGGCTGGAAGACGGCACCGTCATGCAGTTGGAAGAGCACAAGCGCGACGACGCCCGTCGGCGCCAGCAAGTCGCCGCCGAGGCGCTGGCCGGGCTGCCTTGTCAGAGCCATCCGCTGTCTTACTTCCTGTGGCTGCCCTTGCAGGAAGACGCCCGCGCCGATCGGGTGGCGGCGGCCCTCAAGGACGAGCAGGTGGCGGTGTCCACCGCCGAGCCCTTTGCCGTGTCGGCCCATGTGCCGCATGCCCTGCGCCTGGCCTTGGGCTCGGTGGACCTGGCGATCTTGCGTCAGGCGCTGCTCAAGGTGCGCTGGGTGGTGCAGGCGCAGACATGA
- a CDS encoding DMT family transporter yields MSSASPLHRPIPALPLAGWLNGLLGVIIFSGSLPATRVAVAQFEPLFLTTARARLAGLLALALLGLFRQPRPTREQLLPLAVVAAGVVVGFPLLTALALQHVTSAHSIVFVGLLPLATALFGVLRCGERPRAAFWLCSVLGSLMVAGYAMAQGLSANLTGDLLMLLAILACGLGYAEGARLSHSLGGWQVISWALVLALPVMLVASLCNLPAAGFAAIQTPAWAALGYVSIFSMLVGFVFWYRGLAQGGVAAVGQLQLLQPFFGLALAAGLLGEPVSLGMLGVTLVVIVCVAGAKRFSR; encoded by the coding sequence ATGTCTTCCGCCTCTCCCCTGCACCGCCCGATCCCTGCACTGCCGCTGGCCGGCTGGCTCAACGGCCTGCTCGGCGTGATCATCTTCAGCGGCTCGTTGCCGGCCACCCGGGTCGCGGTGGCGCAGTTCGAGCCGCTGTTTCTCACCACCGCCAGGGCCCGCCTGGCCGGCCTGCTGGCCCTGGCGCTGCTGGGGCTGTTCAGGCAGCCGCGACCGACCCGTGAGCAACTGCTGCCCCTGGCGGTGGTGGCCGCCGGGGTGGTGGTGGGCTTTCCGCTGCTCACCGCCCTGGCCCTGCAACATGTCACCTCAGCCCACAGCATCGTGTTCGTCGGCCTGCTGCCGCTGGCCACCGCGCTGTTCGGGGTACTGCGTTGCGGTGAACGCCCGCGTGCGGCCTTCTGGCTGTGTTCGGTGCTGGGCAGCCTGATGGTGGCCGGCTACGCCATGGCTCAAGGCCTGAGCGCCAACCTGACGGGCGACCTGCTGATGCTGCTGGCGATCCTCGCCTGCGGCCTGGGCTATGCCGAAGGCGCACGCTTGTCGCACAGCCTGGGCGGCTGGCAGGTCATCAGTTGGGCCTTGGTGCTGGCCTTGCCGGTCATGCTGGTGGCGAGCCTGTGCAACCTGCCGGCAGCCGGCTTCGCTGCCATCCAGACGCCGGCCTGGGCCGCTCTGGGTTACGTGTCGATATTCAGCATGCTGGTGGGCTTCGTGTTCTGGTATCGCGGCCTGGCCCAGGGCGGCGTGGCAGCCGTAGGCCAGTTGCAGCTGTTGCAGCCGTTCTTCGGCCTGGCCCTGGCCGCCGGCTTGCTGGGTGAGCCGGTCAGCCTGGGCATGCTCGGCGTCACCCTGGTAGTGATCGTCTGCGTGGCGGGGGCCAAACGCTTTTCTCGCTAG
- a CDS encoding GNAT family N-acetyltransferase, translated as MALPSFIDPWRPPVTDLTVELIPTAPEQIELIRNLYQFYAYESSDWEQQDVEMDGRYYIHEEHLVRYWQEPDWSASLLLVDGEVAGFLLVERSELPGIDALELADLFILKKYRRRGVGRALMGQVLMSGHENWLVRYSIQDEAAEAFWSKVMQDLPRPARAIDLDDDPELINYLVTRVTH; from the coding sequence ATCGCTTTGCCCTCGTTCATCGACCCGTGGAGGCCGCCCGTGACCGACCTCACTGTCGAGCTGATTCCCACTGCCCCCGAGCAGATCGAGCTGATCCGCAACCTCTACCAGTTCTACGCCTACGAGTCGTCGGACTGGGAGCAGCAGGATGTAGAGATGGACGGCCGTTACTACATCCACGAAGAGCACCTGGTGCGCTACTGGCAGGAACCGGACTGGAGCGCCAGCCTGCTGTTGGTCGATGGCGAGGTGGCGGGCTTTCTGTTGGTCGAGCGCAGCGAGCTGCCGGGCATCGATGCCCTGGAACTGGCCGACCTGTTCATCCTCAAGAAGTACCGCCGCCGTGGTGTCGGCCGGGCGCTGATGGGCCAGGTGCTGATGAGCGGTCACGAGAACTGGCTGGTGCGTTACTCCATCCAGGACGAGGCCGCCGAGGCGTTCTGGAGCAAGGTCATGCAAGACCTGCCGCGCCCGGCAAGGGCCATCGACCTGGACGATGACCCGGAGCTGATCAATTACCTGGTGACCCGCGTCACCCATTGA